In Penaeus chinensis breed Huanghai No. 1 chromosome 19, ASM1920278v2, whole genome shotgun sequence, a single genomic region encodes these proteins:
- the LOC125035432 gene encoding C-type lectin domain family 6 member A-like isoform X6: protein MGVTGRSPEVWRPSCSSQQVLSRPRMWMGAACQDAHRSSEGPETRQRRKNVWTTRFLRCHHLWRKWSVVLSAVTMAALFFLVALVLHFVAQAPPASSCGTPQDTAASTVSPTECSEPHISVGDKCYAFALDFARTWAESRDYCQSIGGDLAIVQSCDEFTTLVRNIHMLDQEVPDRFSYWLGGTDLGDEGAWTWIDGTPMAMGVPFWGQAGETVEPNGGNVQNCAQIYKNDRYFIHDGECDKHGYALCQEGLVARLDNQGRVIGKKD from the exons ATGggcgtcaccggaagatcgccagaagtcTGGAGACCAAGTTGTTCGTCacagcaggtattaagccgccccaggatgtggatgggcgccgcctgccaggacgcccatAGATCCAGTGAGGGACCAGAaactcgtcagcgcag AAAGAATGTCTGGACTACGAGATTTCTTAGATGCCATCACCTCTGG AGAAAGTGGAGCGTGGTTCTCTCTGCCGTTACCATGGCTGCTCTCTTCTTCCTGGTCGCGTTAGTTCTCCACTTTGTGGCCCAAG cTCCTCCGGCGTCGAGTTGCGGGACGCCTCAGGACACGGCGGCCTCCACCGTCAGCCCGACAGAGTGCTCGGAGCCCCACATCAGCGTCGGCGACAAGTGCTACGCCTTCGCCTTGGACTTCGCCCGCACGTGGGCCGAGAGCCGGGACTACTGTCAGAGCATCGGGGGAGACCTCGCCATAGTGCAGTCGTGCGATGAGTTCACCACGCTGGTTAGGAACATTCATATGCTCG ATCAAGAAGTGCCAGATCGCTTCTCCTACTGGCTCGGCGGGACGGATCTGGGTGACGAAGGTGCCTGGACGTGGATTGATGGCACTCCGATGGCCATGGGGGTGCCATTCTGGGGACAG GCTGGTGAAACGGTCGAACCAAACGGGGGGAACGTACAGAACTGCGCCCAGATTTACAAGAATGACCGATACTTCATACACGACGGGGAGTGTGACAAGCACGGTTACGCCCTTTGCCAGGAAGGTCTGGTGGCGCGTCTCGACAACCAAGGACGGGTGATCGGCAAGAAGGATTGA
- the LOC125035432 gene encoding uncharacterized protein LOC125035432 isoform X3: MSGLRDFLDAITSGSFMADASEGSHNKRFEAEIYTELSLVVNNLMGDEDEDSSGEDNQREINLPPERAHIAVNRELLHSGNGMGNVNRQESSPDCLSNDEGSTNQQPSVESDNNANRELLHSGNGIGNVNRQESSPDCLSNDEGFTNQQPSVESDNNEDVGELPHRENQMENEHIQGSPPNCSANDKVSTSQRANVEDNERKRKLPCESDDNDREGELPHGGNKRKRKLPSESENNFIQGSFTGCWDNNGNFRRQQVSAEDSEREKKLPHKSHANEHVEEIPHGNNESKENSPPK, translated from the exons ATGTCTGGACTACGAGATTTCTTAGATGCCATCACCTCTGG GTCTTTCATGGCTGATGCCAGTGAGGGGTCCCATAACAAGCGATTTGAGGCCGAGATTTACACGGAGCTCTCCCTAGTTGTAAATAACTTGATGGGTGACGAAGATGAAGATTCCAGTGGAGAGGACAACCAGAGGGAAATTAATCTTCCTCCTGAGAGAGCTCATATTGCTGTTAACAGGGAATTACTTCATTCTGGAAATGGGATGGGAAATGTGAATCGTCAGGAATCGTCTCCAGATTGCTTGTCCAATGATGAAGGTTCTACAAACCAGCAGCCAAGCGTAGAGTCAGATAATAACGCTAACAGGGAGTTACTTCATTCTGGAAATGGGATTGGAAATGTGAATCGTCAGGAATCGTCTCCAGATTGCTTGTCCAATGATGAAGGTTTTACAAACCAGCAGCCAAGCGTAGAGTCAGATAATAACGAGGATGTTGGGGAATTACCTCATAGGGAAAATCAGATGGAAAATGAACATATTCAGGGATCACCACCGAATTGCTCTGCTAATGACAAAGTTTCTACAAGCCAGAGGGCAAACGTAGAGGacaatgagaggaaaaggaagcttCCTTGCGAGTCAGATGACAACGACCGTGAGGGGGAATTACCTCATGGgggaaacaagaggaaaaggaaacttCCTTCTGAGTCAGAAAACAATTTCATTCAGGGATCGTTTACAGGTTGCTGGGATAATAACGGAAATTTCAGAAGGCAGCAAGTGAGTGCAGAGGAcagcgagagggaaaagaagcTTCCTCATAAGTCACATGCAAATGAACATGTTGAGGAAATACCTCATGGGAATAATGAGAGTAAAGAGAATTCTCCCCCCAAGTGA
- the LOC125035432 gene encoding uncharacterized protein LOC125035432 isoform X4: MADASEGSHNKRFEAEIYTELSLVVNNLMGDEDEDSSGEDNQREINLPPERAHIAVNRELLHSGNGMGNVNRQESSPDCLSNDEGSTNQQPSVESDNNANRELLHSGNGIGNVNRQESSPDCLSNDEGFTNQQPSVESDNNEDVGELPHRENQMENEHIQGSPPNCSANDKVSTSQRANVEDNERKRKLPCESDDNDREGELPHGGNKRKRKLPSESENNFIQGSFTGCWDNNGNFRRQQVSAEDSEREKKLPHKSHANEHVEEIPHGNNESKENSPPK; this comes from the coding sequence ATGGCTGATGCCAGTGAGGGGTCCCATAACAAGCGATTTGAGGCCGAGATTTACACGGAGCTCTCCCTAGTTGTAAATAACTTGATGGGTGACGAAGATGAAGATTCCAGTGGAGAGGACAACCAGAGGGAAATTAATCTTCCTCCTGAGAGAGCTCATATTGCTGTTAACAGGGAATTACTTCATTCTGGAAATGGGATGGGAAATGTGAATCGTCAGGAATCGTCTCCAGATTGCTTGTCCAATGATGAAGGTTCTACAAACCAGCAGCCAAGCGTAGAGTCAGATAATAACGCTAACAGGGAGTTACTTCATTCTGGAAATGGGATTGGAAATGTGAATCGTCAGGAATCGTCTCCAGATTGCTTGTCCAATGATGAAGGTTTTACAAACCAGCAGCCAAGCGTAGAGTCAGATAATAACGAGGATGTTGGGGAATTACCTCATAGGGAAAATCAGATGGAAAATGAACATATTCAGGGATCACCACCGAATTGCTCTGCTAATGACAAAGTTTCTACAAGCCAGAGGGCAAACGTAGAGGacaatgagaggaaaaggaagcttCCTTGCGAGTCAGATGACAACGACCGTGAGGGGGAATTACCTCATGGgggaaacaagaggaaaaggaaacttCCTTCTGAGTCAGAAAACAATTTCATTCAGGGATCGTTTACAGGTTGCTGGGATAATAACGGAAATTTCAGAAGGCAGCAAGTGAGTGCAGAGGAcagcgagagggaaaagaagcTTCCTCATAAGTCACATGCAAATGAACATGTTGAGGAAATACCTCATGGGAATAATGAGAGTAAAGAGAATTCTCCCCCCAAGTGA
- the LOC125035428 gene encoding C-type lectin domain family 4 member E-like, giving the protein MRGLFRSIFYIFFLKVSVQGLCPEPFESVQSKCYYFELEVSRTWDNCRARCQSLGGDLAILNTCEEFSLIVKHIHISQLEIPDTFSFFVGGTDRGDEGVWYWVDGSPMKMGIPLWGQTDNVAEPSGGTEQNCATLNKANRYYLHDGECDKNGYAICQIDPLPDL; this is encoded by the exons ATGAGAGGCTTATTTCGATcgattttttacattttctttctgaaAGTCTCTGTGCAAG GTCTATGCCCTGAGCCTTTCGAGAGTGTGCAAAGCAAGTGCTACTACTTCGAGTTGGAGGTGTCCAGGACATGGGACAACTGCAGGGCGAGGTGCCAGAGCCTCGGCGGCGACTTGGCCATACTTAACACGTGCGAAGAATTCAGCCTTATCGTAAAACACATTCATATTTCAC AACTGGAAATTCCTGACACGTTTTCCTTCTTCGTCGGCGGTACTGACAGGGGCGACGAAGGGGTTTGGTACTGGGTCGACGGGTCGCCCATGAAGATGGGCATTCCTCTCTGGGGACAA ACAGACAACGTAGCAGAGCCATCTGGCGGTACAGAGCAGAACTGCGCCACGCTCAACAAGGCCAATCGTTATTACCTCCACGACGGCGAGTGCGACAAGAACGGATACGCTATTTGCCAGATCGACCCTCTGCCCGATCTGTGA